From Enterococcus mundtii, the proteins below share one genomic window:
- the rpoB gene encoding DNA-directed RNA polymerase subunit beta, protein MAGHVVKYGKHRERRSFARISEVLELPNLIEIQTDSYQWFLDEGLREMFEDILPIDDFNGNLSLEFVDYELKEPKYTVAEARAHDANYSAPLHVTLRLTNRETGEIKAQEVFFGDFPLMTEQGTFIINGAERVIVSQLVRSPGVYFHGKVDKNGKEGFGSTVIPNRGAWLEMETDAKDISYVRIDRTRKIPLTVLVRALGFGSDDTIFEIFGDSETLRNTIEKDLHKNASDSRTEEGLKDIYERLRPGEPKTADSSRNLLNARFFDPKRYDLANVGRYKVNKKLDLKTRLLNLTLAETLVDPETGEIIVEKGTALTHQVMETLAPFIDNGLNSVTYYPTEDGVVTDPMTVQVIKVFSPKDPEREVNVIGNGYPDTTVKTVRPADIVASMSYFLNLMEGIGNVDDIDHLGNRRIRSVGELLQNQFRIGLARMERVVRERMSIQDTETLTPQQLINIRPVVASIKEFFGSSQLSQFMDQTNPLGELTHKRRLSALGPGGLTRDRAGYEVRDVHYSHYGRMCPIETPEGPNIGLINSLSSYAKVNKFGFIETPYRRVDRETGRVTEQIDYLTADIEDHYIVAQANSKLNDDGTFAEEIVMARAQSENLEVSIDKVDYMDVSPKQVVAVATACIPFLENDDSNRALMGANMQRQAVPLINPQAPWVGTGMEYKSAHDSGAALLCKHDGVVEFVDASEIRVRRDNGALDKYSVTKFRRSNSGTSYNQRPIVHLGEKVEKGDTLADGPSMEQGEMALGQNVLVGFMTWEGYNYEDAIIMSRRLVKDDVYTSIHIEEYESEARDTKLGPEEITREIPNVGEDALKDLDEMGIIRIGAEVQDGDLLVGKVTPKGVTELSAEERLLHAIFGEKAREVRDTSLRVPHGGGGIVHDVKIFTREAGDELSPGVNMLVRVYIVQKRKIHEGDKMAGRHGNKGVVSRIMPEEDMPFLPDGTPIDIMLNPLGVPSRMNIGQVLELHLGMAARQLGIHVATPVFDGASDEDVWETVREAGMASDAKTVLYDGRTGEPFDGRVSVGVMYMIKLAHMVDDKLHARSIGPYSLVTQQPLGGKAQFGGQRFGEMEVWALEAYGAAYTLQEILTYKSDDVVGRVKTYEAIVKGEPIPKPGVPESFRVLVKELQSLGLDMRVLDIQDSEIELRDMDDEDDDLITVDALTKFAEQQTAKELEKQAAEQVEDERQDIIQNFETAEDNLD, encoded by the coding sequence TTGGCTGGACACGTAGTAAAATACGGAAAACATCGCGAACGTAGAAGTTTCGCACGAATCAGTGAAGTGTTGGAATTACCAAATTTGATCGAAATTCAAACAGACTCGTACCAATGGTTCTTGGATGAAGGACTAAGAGAAATGTTTGAAGATATTTTGCCAATCGATGACTTCAATGGCAATCTTTCTTTGGAATTTGTAGATTATGAATTGAAAGAACCAAAGTACACAGTAGCAGAAGCACGCGCACATGACGCAAATTACTCTGCACCATTACATGTGACTTTACGTTTAACAAACCGTGAGACAGGTGAAATCAAAGCGCAAGAAGTATTCTTCGGTGATTTCCCATTGATGACAGAGCAAGGTACATTCATCATCAACGGTGCGGAACGTGTTATCGTTTCCCAATTAGTCCGTTCACCAGGTGTTTACTTCCATGGGAAAGTAGACAAAAACGGTAAAGAAGGATTCGGTTCAACTGTGATCCCTAACCGTGGCGCATGGTTAGAAATGGAAACTGATGCAAAAGACATCTCTTATGTACGTATCGACCGCACACGTAAGATTCCATTGACTGTGTTAGTTCGTGCATTAGGTTTCGGTTCAGATGACACGATTTTTGAAATCTTTGGGGATAGTGAAACATTACGTAACACGATCGAAAAAGATTTACACAAAAATGCAAGTGATTCTAGAACAGAAGAAGGATTAAAAGATATCTACGAGCGTCTTCGCCCAGGCGAACCAAAAACAGCAGATAGTTCACGTAACTTGCTGAATGCCCGCTTCTTTGATCCAAAACGTTACGACTTAGCAAATGTTGGTCGTTACAAAGTAAACAAAAAACTAGACTTGAAAACACGTCTATTGAACTTAACGTTAGCTGAAACATTGGTTGATCCTGAAACAGGCGAGATCATTGTTGAAAAAGGAACAGCTTTGACCCATCAAGTGATGGAAACATTAGCACCGTTCATCGACAATGGTTTGAACTCTGTGACTTACTACCCAACAGAAGATGGCGTAGTCACTGATCCAATGACTGTCCAAGTGATCAAAGTCTTTTCACCAAAAGACCCAGAACGTGAAGTCAACGTGATCGGTAACGGCTATCCAGACACAACAGTGAAAACTGTTCGTCCAGCGGATATCGTTGCTTCAATGAGCTATTTCTTGAACTTGATGGAAGGCATCGGCAACGTGGACGATATCGACCACTTAGGAAATCGTCGTATCCGTTCTGTCGGAGAACTTTTACAAAATCAATTCCGTATCGGATTAGCACGTATGGAACGTGTCGTACGTGAAAGAATGTCGATCCAAGATACAGAAACATTGACACCACAACAATTGATCAATATCCGTCCAGTTGTTGCAAGTATCAAAGAATTCTTTGGTTCTTCACAATTGTCTCAGTTCATGGACCAAACCAATCCATTGGGCGAATTGACACACAAACGTCGTCTTTCTGCCTTAGGACCTGGTGGTTTGACTCGTGACCGTGCCGGCTATGAAGTACGTGACGTTCACTACTCCCACTATGGCCGTATGTGTCCGATCGAAACGCCTGAGGGACCAAATATCGGGTTGATCAATAGTTTATCTAGTTACGCGAAAGTAAACAAATTTGGTTTTATCGAAACGCCTTATCGTCGTGTTGATCGTGAAACAGGACGTGTGACAGAGCAAATCGATTATTTAACAGCTGACATCGAGGACCATTATATCGTTGCCCAAGCAAACAGTAAGTTGAATGATGACGGTACATTTGCTGAAGAAATCGTCATGGCTCGTGCCCAAAGTGAAAACTTAGAAGTATCGATCGATAAAGTCGATTATATGGACGTTTCACCGAAACAAGTAGTTGCGGTAGCGACAGCATGTATTCCTTTCTTGGAAAACGATGACTCCAACCGTGCCTTGATGGGTGCCAACATGCAGCGTCAAGCAGTGCCATTGATCAATCCACAAGCACCTTGGGTTGGTACTGGTATGGAATATAAATCAGCTCATGACTCAGGAGCTGCGTTACTATGTAAACACGATGGTGTAGTTGAATTTGTTGATGCTTCTGAGATCCGCGTACGTCGCGACAATGGCGCATTAGACAAATACTCAGTGACAAAATTCCGTCGTTCAAACTCTGGAACAAGTTACAACCAACGCCCAATCGTTCATTTAGGTGAGAAAGTCGAAAAAGGGGATACCTTGGCAGACGGCCCATCAATGGAACAAGGTGAAATGGCTCTAGGACAAAACGTCTTAGTCGGTTTCATGACTTGGGAAGGATACAACTACGAAGATGCGATCATCATGAGTCGTCGTCTTGTCAAAGACGATGTGTACACATCGATCCATATTGAAGAATATGAATCAGAAGCTCGTGATACAAAATTAGGACCTGAAGAAATCACTCGCGAAATCCCGAACGTCGGTGAAGACGCATTGAAAGACTTAGACGAAATGGGGATCATTCGTATTGGGGCAGAAGTCCAAGACGGTGACTTATTAGTCGGTAAAGTAACACCAAAAGGGGTAACTGAACTTTCAGCAGAAGAAAGATTATTGCATGCGATCTTCGGTGAAAAAGCACGTGAAGTACGTGATACTTCTCTACGTGTACCGCATGGTGGAGGCGGGATCGTTCACGATGTGAAGATCTTTACTCGTGAAGCTGGCGATGAATTATCACCAGGTGTCAACATGTTAGTTCGTGTGTATATCGTTCAAAAACGTAAAATCCATGAAGGGGATAAAATGGCCGGACGTCACGGTAATAAAGGGGTTGTTTCCCGTATTATGCCGGAAGAAGATATGCCATTCTTACCTGATGGAACACCGATCGACATCATGTTGAACCCACTAGGGGTACCATCACGTATGAACATCGGACAAGTATTGGAATTGCATTTAGGGATGGCTGCACGTCAATTAGGCATCCACGTTGCAACACCAGTATTTGATGGTGCAAGTGATGAAGACGTATGGGAAACAGTTCGTGAAGCTGGTATGGCTAGCGATGCGAAAACTGTTCTTTATGACGGACGTACAGGTGAACCATTTGACGGACGTGTGTCTGTCGGTGTGATGTACATGATCAAACTTGCTCACATGGTTGACGACAAGTTACATGCACGTTCAATTGGACCTTACTCACTAGTTACGCAACAACCATTAGGTGGTAAAGCGCAATTTGGTGGACAACGTTTTGGGGAAATGGAAGTTTGGGCACTGGAAGCATACGGTGCGGCTTATACCTTACAAGAAATCTTGACATACAAATCAGATGACGTAGTCGGACGTGTGAAAACATACGAAGCAATCGTCAAAGGTGAACCAATTCCAAAACCAGGTGTACCTGAATCCTTCCGCGTATTAGTCAAAGAATTACAATCACTAGGATTAGACATGCGTGTCCTAGACATCCAAGACAGCGAGATCGAACTTCGCGACATGGATGACGAAGACGATGATTTGATCACAGTGGATGCTTTGACAAAATTCGCTGAACAACAAACAGCAAAAGAACTAGAAAAACAAGCTGCTGAACAAGTCGAAGATGAAAGACAAGATATCATCCAAAACTTTGAAACCGCAGAAGATAATTTAGACTAA